A single genomic interval of Spinacia oleracea cultivar Varoflay chromosome 6, BTI_SOV_V1, whole genome shotgun sequence harbors:
- the LOC110804092 gene encoding F-box/kelch-repeat protein At3g23880-like gives MATDSTRSSKPLNNGERLPSELKEEIFSRLTVKDILRSRCVCKPWKTLIDSHGFKKKHFEAEKRSHSSLFIWRKSFSFEPTLHFFFPPFHNVSPSLALNLGQFLDDSVFDSSDVMISSSGGVDNLDFKKFGVVNGLVCLGWNYFHVVWNPSTKEFRRFDGPKKNWGFDLLDNCGISDDVLLSDQICAFGLDPISQDFKFLIAHFTLSVTKNEKSKNKVLFQIYSMRNNGWRGVVCDFPFVNKVITGDGFMDDGKFYWFVKECGEKMENGSLNPAVICFDFCNEVFKVISLPVELTRGEDAIAVANRGVVEIIMSFDDGLRSQVWVMENGGSWSRTLNVNFPCEVGRPIGVLKDGDIMFENPSKVDGVKELVFINPATGLSKKLGFNGTELWMFNYVQSLFSAK, from the coding sequence ATGGCGACGGATTCTACAAGAAGCTCAAAACCACTCAACAATGGCGAACGTTTACCTTCCGAATTGAAAGAAGAAATATTCTCAAGACTCACAGTAAAAGACATACTACGCTCTCGATGTGTGTGCAAGCCCTGGAAAACGCTGATCGACAGCCATGGATTCAAGAAAAAGCACTTTGAAGCAGAAAAACGCTCACATTCAAGCCTCTTCATATGGCGTAAAAGCTTCTCTTTTGAACCCACACTCCATTTTTTCTTTCCTCCTTTCCATAACGTTTCCCCTTCACTTGCCCTTAATCTTGGTCAATTTCTTGATGATTCTGTTTTTGATTCGTCCGATGTTATGATTTCATCGTCTGGGGGTGTTGATAATCTTGATTTTAAGAAATTTGGTGTTGTTAATGGGTTAGTTTGTTTGGGTTGGAATTATTTTCATGTTGTTTGGAATCCATCAACAAAGGAGTTTAGGCGGTTTGATGGCCCTAAAAAGAATTGGGGTTTTGATTTGCTTGATAATTGTGGGATTAGTGATGATGTTTTGCTTAGTGATCAAATTTGTGCATTTGGGCTTGACCCAATTAGTCAAGATTTCAAGTTTTTGATAGCTCATTTTACCTTATCTGTTACAAAAAACGAAAAGAGTAAGAATAAGGTGTTGTTTCAGATTTATTCAATGAGGAATAATGGTTGGAGAGGGGTTGTTTGTGATTTCCCATTCGTTAATAAGGTTATTACTGGTGATGGGTTTATGGATGATGGGAAATTCTATTGGTTTGTTAAGGAATGTGGTGAGAAGATGGAGAATGGTAGTTTGAATCCTGCagtaatttgttttgatttttgtaaTGAGGTATTCAAAGTGATCTCCTTGCCTGTAGAATTAACTCGTGGAGAAGACGCGATTGCTGTGGCAAATCGCGGTGTTGTGGAGATAATCATGAGTTTTGATGATGGTTTGCGCAGTCAAGTATGGGTTATGGAAAATGGGGGATCATGGAGCAGGACATTGAATGTTAATTTTCCTTGTGAAGTTGGAAGACCTATTGGAGTATTGAAGGATGGTGACATCATGTTTGAAAACCCGAGTAAAGTTGATGGGGTTAAGGAGCTTGTGTTTATCAATCCTGCTACTGGTTTAAGTAAGAAACTTGGGTTTAATGGAACAGAACTATGGATGTTCAACTATGTGCAAAGCTTGTTCTCGGCCAAGTAA
- the LOC110804099 gene encoding phosphoenolpyruvate carboxylase 4, whose product MDTTDDIAEEISFQTFEDDCRILRSLFNDVLLREVGSDFVHKLERIRVLSESACNMRSTGIEDTAELLEKQLISELSKMGLEEALMLGRAFSHYLNLMGIAETHHRLREQKNVPQLSKSCDDIFSKLIQEGVSPDDLYNHVSQQEVEIVLTAHPTQINRRTLQYKHIRIAHLLEYNDRPDLSHEDREMLIEDLVREITSVWQTDELRRHKPTPVDEARAGLHIVEQSLWRAVPHYLRRVSNALKKHTGKALPLTCTPIKFGSWMGGDRDGNPNVTAKVTRDVSLLSRWMAVDLYIREVDNLRFELSMNRCSDALLKLTHDILEKENAAKDKYDSWNQPIQRSQSKFQSMLPTRVDLPPTDCNNGDSQHPKLELPGTDYMPLNRQDSARKAHMPSVEENGSANTQSSPISRSSSSQLLAQRKLFAESTVGRASFQKLLEPSQPQQPGIAPYRIVLGNVKDKLMKTQKHLEHLLEELPCEADPSDYYEACQQLLEPLLLCYDSLQSCGSGVLADGRLADLIRRVSTFGMVLMKLDLRQESGRHSEALDAITNYLDMGTYSEWDEDKKLEFLTKELKGKRPLVPSSIEVAPDVQEVLDTFRVAAELGSDSLGAYVISMASNASDVLAVELLQKDARLSHSGELGRPCIGGTLRVVPLFETVKDLRGAGSVIRKLLSIDWYREHIIKNHNGHQEVMVGYSDSGKDAGRFTAAWELYKAQEDVVAACNEYNIKITLFHGRGGSIGRGGGPTYLAIQSQPPGSVMGSLRSTEQGEMVQAKFGRPQIAVRQLEIYTTAVLLATMRPPLPPREENWRNLMEEISKVSCENYRSTVYENPDFLAYFHEATPQAELGHLNIGSRPTRRKSSTAIGHLRAIPWVFAWTQTRFVLPAWLGVGAGLKSACEKGNADELRAMYQEWPFFQSTIDLIEMVLGKADIPIAKLYNDVLVSESRRELGGQLRNELMSTEMYVLVVSGHEKPLEGNRTLRKLIDSRLPYLNPINMLQVEVLKRLRRDQGNHKLRDALLITINGIAAGMRNTG is encoded by the exons ATGGATACCACGGATGATATTGCAGAGGAGATTTCATTTCAGACCTTCGAGGATGATTGCAGAATTCTTCGTAGTCTTTTCAATGATGTTCTTCTCAGAGAAGTTGGCTCCGATTTCGTCCATAAACTCGAACGTATTCGAGTTCTTTCCGAG AGTGCATGTAATATGAGAAGTACTGGAATTGAGGACACAGCTGAGTTGCTCGAGAAGCAGCTTATATCTGAGTTGTCCAAAATGGGTTTAGAGGAAGCTTTGATGCTTGGTCGAGCATTCAGTCATTATCTAAATTTGATGGGCATTGCTGAAACTCATCACAG GTTACGCGAACAGAAAAATGTTCCACAACTATCGAAATCATGCGATGATATCTTTAGTAAGCTGATTCAGGAAGGAGTATCTCCAGACGACCTTTACAACCATGTTTCTCAGCAG GAGGTAGAAATTGTTCTGACTGCGCACCCCACACAGATTAATAGGCGTACCTTGCAATATAAGCATATTAGAATTGCT CATCTTTTAGAGTATAATGATAGACCTGATCTTAGTCATGAAGATAGAGAGATGCTGATTGAAGATCTG GTAAGAGAAATAACTTCAGTTTGGCAAACAGATGAGCTTAGACGGCATAAACCAACTCCGGTAGATGAAGCTAGAGCAG GTTTACATATTGTTGAGCAATCACTTTGGAGAGCCGTTCCTCACTATTTACGCCGTGTTAGTAATGCTTTAAAGAAG CACACTGGTAAGGCACTTCCTTTGACATGTACACCCATAAAGTTTGGATCATGGATGGGAGGTGATCGAGATGGAAATCCTAATGTGACTGCCAAG GTCACAAGAGATGTGTCTCTGTTGTCTAGATGGATGGCTGTGGACCTTTACATCCGTGAAGTTGATAATCTTAGATTTGAGCTTTCCATGAACCGTTGCAGTGACGCATTACTAAAACTTACACATGACATCCTAGAAAAAG AAAATGCAGCAAAAGATAAGTATGACAGCTGGAATCAACCTATACAGAGGAGTCAGTCAAAATTTCAGTCAATGCTTCCCACGAGAGTTGATCTTCCTCCCACAG ATTGCAATAATGGGGATTCTCAGCATCCCAAACTGGAACTTCCTGGCACTGATTACATGCCACTGAATCGACAG GACAGTGCAAGAAAGGCCCACATGCCTTCTGTGGAGGAAAATGGATCTGCAAACACTCAGTCATCACCAATATCTCGCAGCTCCTCGAGTCAGCTGCTAGCTCAGAGAAAGCTATTTGCGGAGTCTACTGTAGGAAGAGCAAGTTTCCAGAAACTCCTGGAGCCAAGCCAGCCACAACAACCTGGAATCGCTCCTTATAGGATTGTTCTAGGAAATGTGAAGGACAAG CTTATGAAGACCCAGAAGCACTTGGAGCATCTTTTGGAAGAGCTTCCTTGCGAGGCAGACCCTTCTGATTACTATGAAGCATGTCAACAACTTTTGGAACCCTTGCTTTTATGCTATGATTCTCTG CAATCATGTGGATCTGGAGTGCTAGCTGATGGTCGGCTAGCTGACTTGATACGGAGAGTCAGTACATTTGGCATGGTGCTAATGAAACTAGATCTGCGACAG GAATCTGGCAGACATTCTGAAGCACTGGATGCAATTACAAATTACTTGGACATGGGTACATACAGTGAGTGGGATGAGGATAAAAAACTGGAGTTCCTAACCAAAGAGCTGAAAGGAAAGAGGCCTCTTGTTCCATCAAGTATAGAG GTTGCTCCTGATGTGCAAGAGGTCTTAGATACATTCCGTGTTGCAGCTGAGCTAGGGAGTGATTCACTCGGAGCTTATGTGATTTCAATGGCATCCAAT GCAAGTGATGTACTTGCTGTTGAGCTTCTACAAAAAGATGCCCGACTTTCTCATAGTGGAGAGCTAGGGAGGCCATGCATTGGGGGAAC GTTGCGGGTGGTTCCCTTATTTGAGACTGTAAAGGATCTTAGAGGAGCTGGATCAGTTATCCGGAAATTGTTGTCTATTGATTGGTATCGGGAACACATCATAAAGAATCACAATGGACACCAGGAG GTCATGGTTGGATATTCCGACTCTGGCAAGGATGCTGGGCGCTTTACAGCTGCATGGGAGCTTTACAAAGCCCAAGAGGATGTTGTGGCAGCATGCAATGaatataatattaaaattaCTCTCTTCCATGGCCGTGGAGGGAGTATTGGTAGGGGTGGTGGTCCGACTTATCTTGCCATTCAATCACAGCCTCCTGGTTCTGTTATG GGTAGTCTCAGGTCTACTGAGCAAGGAGAAATGGTGCAAGCAAAATTTGGACGACCACAAATAGCAGTTCGACAACTGGAAATCTATACCACAGCTGTACTACTTGCAACAATGCGGCCTCCTCTCCCACCGAGAGAAGAAAATTGGCGTAACCTTATGGAGGAGATTTCTAAAGTTAGTTGCGAGAATTATCGTAGCACTGTGTATGAAAACCCCGATTTCTTGGCGTACTTCCATGAAGCTACTCCGCAAGCTGAGCTAGGACACCTTAACATTGGAAGCCGACCCACAAGAAGAAAGAGCTCAACAGCAATTGGGCACCTCCGTGCAATACCTTGGGTAtttgcatggacacaaacaagATTTGTCCTTCCTGCCTGGCTTGGTGTAGGAGCAGGTTTGAAAAGTGCTTGTGAAAAGGGGAATGCAGATGAATTACGAGCAATGTATCAAGAATGGCCATTTTTCCAGAGCACTATAGATCTTATAGAAATGGTTCTAGGGAAGGCTGATATTCCTATTGCGAAGCTTTATAATGATGTGCTTGTATCTGAGAGTAGGAGAGAACTTGGTGGGCAGTTAAGAAATGAGTTGATGAGTACTGAGATGTATGTGCTGGTTGTGAGTGGGCATGAGAAGCCATTAGAGGGTAATCGGACATTGAGGAAGCTGATCGATAGCAGACTTCCTTATCTCAATCCGATAAATATGCTGCAGGTAGAGGTATTAAAGAGGTTGAGACGTGATCAGGGTAATCATAAACTCAGAGATGCATTACTCATTACCATTAATGGTATTGCTGCTGGTATGAGGAACACTGGTTAG
- the LOC110804103 gene encoding histone H2B-like, whose amino-acid sequence MAPKAEKKPAEEKKAAAAEKAPAEKKPKAGKKLPKEAGAAAGDKKKKRHKKSVETYKIYIFKVLKQVHPDIGISSKAMSIMNSFINDIFEKLAQESARLARYNKKPTITSREIQTAVRLVLPGELAKHAVSEGTKAVTKFTSS is encoded by the coding sequence ATGGCGCCCAAGGCAGAGAAGAAGCCCGCAGAGGAGAAGAAGGCCGCCGCCGCTGAGAAAGCCCCGGCAGAGAAGAAGCCAAAGGCCGGGAAGAAACTCCCAAAAGAAGCCGGAGCAGCTGCCGGagacaagaagaagaagaggcacAAGAAGAGCGTTGAAACCTACAAGATCTACATCTTCAAGGTTCTCAAGCAAGTTCACCCTGACATCGGAATCTCCAGTAAGGCAATGAGCATCATGAACAGCTTCATCAACGATATATTCGAGAAGCTTGCTCAGGAATCCGCCAGACTTGCTCGTTACAACAAGAAGCCTACCATCACTTCCCGAGAGATTCAGACTGCTGTCAGGCTTGTTCTTCCCGGTGAACTCGCTAAGCACGCCGTTTCTGAGGGTACTAAGGCTGTTACCAAGTTTACTAGCTCTTAA